From Coffea arabica cultivar ET-39 chromosome 2e, Coffea Arabica ET-39 HiFi, whole genome shotgun sequence, the proteins below share one genomic window:
- the LOC113730636 gene encoding vacuolar protein sorting-associated protein 60.2, with amino-acid sequence MKRVFGVKKDKEPPPSINDASDRITKRGDTVEDKIKKLDAELARYREQLKKTRPGPAQEAIKARAMRVLKQKRMYEGQRDMLYNQTFNLDQVAFAAEGIKDAQQTMSALKSANKELKGMMKTVKIQDIDNLQDEMMDLMDVSNEIQETLGRSYSVPDDIDEEELMGELDALEADMGMETESDGVPAYLQPDKEPNLEEELNLPPAPTGHAPVPPGRAQDEDELGLPAVPHASLRG; translated from the exons ATGAAGAGAGTCTTTGGTGTCAAGAAGGACAAAGAACCTCCACCCTCCATCAACGACGCCTCCGATCGG ATAACTAAAAGGGGTGACACAGTTGAGGATAAGATTAAGAAGCTTGATGCTGAACTTGCAAGGTATAGAGAGCAGTTGAAGAAAACTCGACCTGGTCCAGCTCAAGAAGCCATCAAAGCACGTGCAATGAGGGTTCTTAAGCAGAAGAGAAT GTATGAAGGTCAACGAGATATGCTGTATAACCAGACTTTTAACCTTGACCAAGTTGCCTTTGCAGCTGAGGGAATTAAAGATGCTCAACAAACA ATGTCAGCTTTGAAGTCAGCTAACAAAGAATTGAAAGGGATGATGAAGACAGTGAAGATTCAAGACATAGAT AACTTGCAAGATGAGATGATGGACTTGATGGATGTTAGTAATGAGATTCAAGAGACTCTTGGTAGGAGCTACAGTGTACCTGATGACATTGATGAGGAGGAACTGATGGGTG AGCTCGATGCTCTGGAAGCAGACATGGGAATGGAGACTGAAAGTGATGGGGTGCCTGCGTATCTTCAACCCGACAAGGAACCTAATCTGGAAGAAGAGCTAAACCTACCACCTGCTCCAACTGGGCATGCACCCGTGCCACCTGGCAGAGCACAG